One stretch of Streptomyces sp. NBC_01363 DNA includes these proteins:
- a CDS encoding TetR/AcrR family transcriptional regulator C-terminal domain-containing protein, with protein sequence MVSAADRVKSPSRTSVWLDQRTPSRTRKPDQTAGLDRDRITATSVRLLDAEGLAKFSMRRLAAELDVTAMSLYWYVDTKDDLLELALDSVYSEFTPPREDVHWHDRLRGLATEFRELLVRHVWVSTLAGHFLNIGPHAMLMSYSVQDVIRATGLPLRHQTGALSAVFQFVYGFGTIEGHFAQRSAAAGLSQEEYYQQAMGTIRAQPQLRQIIETSQDLMDARGGETVEEMRDRDFTFALDLLIAGIEAMRDR encoded by the coding sequence ATGGTGTCCGCGGCCGACCGTGTGAAGAGCCCTTCCAGGACCAGCGTGTGGCTGGATCAGCGGACACCGTCGCGCACCCGCAAACCGGACCAGACGGCGGGCCTGGACCGGGACAGGATCACCGCGACCTCGGTCCGGCTGCTGGACGCCGAGGGGCTCGCCAAGTTCTCCATGCGCAGGCTCGCCGCCGAGCTCGATGTCACCGCGATGTCCCTGTACTGGTACGTGGACACCAAGGACGACCTGTTGGAGCTGGCCCTCGACTCGGTGTACAGCGAGTTCACACCGCCTCGCGAGGACGTGCACTGGCACGACCGGCTGCGCGGGCTGGCCACCGAGTTCCGGGAGCTGCTGGTCCGGCACGTCTGGGTGTCGACGCTCGCCGGTCACTTCCTCAACATCGGCCCGCACGCGATGCTGATGTCGTACTCCGTCCAGGACGTGATCCGGGCGACCGGCCTGCCGCTGCGACACCAGACCGGAGCGCTCTCCGCGGTCTTCCAGTTCGTGTACGGATTCGGCACCATCGAGGGCCACTTCGCGCAGCGCAGCGCGGCGGCGGGGCTCAGCCAGGAGGAGTACTACCAGCAGGCGATGGGCACGATCCGGGCCCAGCCGCAGCTCCGGCAGATCATCGAGACCTCGCAGGACCTGATGGACGCCCGTGGCGGGGAAACGGTCGAGGAGATGCGCGACCGGGACTTCACCTTCGCCCTGGACCTGCTGATCGCGGGCATCGAGGCGATGCGGGACCGCTGA
- a CDS encoding MFS transporter: MTATAAEQNHLSSPSHPQRWLILGVICLAQLTVLLDNTVLNVAIPSLTQELDASTADVQWMINAYSLVQSGLLLTAGSSADRYGRKKMLIAGLALFGIGSLVAGLAQTSVQLIAARAGMGIGGALLMTTTLAVVVQIFDETERVKAIGIWSTVSSLGFAVGPLIGGVMLDHFWWGAIFLINIPVAVVGLVAVARLVPESKNPNGERPDLLGALLSTIGMASVVYAIISGPAHGWASVQVLLTAFVGVAVLTGFVAWELHIPYPMLDMHFFRNQKFVGAVAGAILVAFGMGGSLFLLTQQLQFVLGYEPLEAGLRTAPLALSVVALNLTGLGARLVPKLGTPVTIASGMSLLAAGLAAIALLGGDGYGGMLLGLVVMGAGIALAMPAMANAIMSAIPPEKAGVGAGVNGTLAEFGNGLGVAVLGAVLNSRFAALVPAAVGAASLPAALASATDAGERARITDAFASGLETSQLFGAVAVLVGGLLAAVLLRRAERTESARADSAGTAAAA, from the coding sequence ATGACGGCGACCGCCGCCGAGCAGAACCACCTCTCGTCGCCGAGCCATCCGCAACGCTGGCTGATCCTCGGCGTCATCTGCCTCGCCCAGCTGACCGTGCTGCTCGACAACACCGTTCTCAACGTCGCGATCCCCTCCCTCACCCAGGAGCTGGACGCCTCCACCGCCGATGTGCAGTGGATGATCAACGCCTATTCGCTGGTCCAGTCGGGTCTGCTGCTCACGGCCGGCAGCTCCGCCGACCGCTACGGCCGCAAGAAGATGCTGATCGCCGGGCTCGCCCTGTTCGGCATCGGCTCGCTGGTGGCCGGACTGGCCCAGACCTCCGTACAACTGATCGCCGCCCGCGCGGGCATGGGCATCGGCGGTGCGCTGCTGATGACCACGACCCTGGCCGTCGTCGTGCAGATCTTCGACGAGACCGAGCGGGTCAAGGCGATCGGCATCTGGTCGACCGTCAGCTCGCTCGGGTTCGCCGTCGGACCGCTGATCGGCGGAGTGATGCTCGACCACTTCTGGTGGGGCGCGATCTTCCTGATCAACATCCCGGTCGCGGTCGTCGGGCTGGTCGCCGTGGCCCGGCTGGTCCCGGAGTCCAAGAACCCGAACGGCGAGCGCCCCGACCTGCTCGGCGCGCTGCTCTCCACCATCGGCATGGCATCCGTCGTGTACGCGATCATCTCCGGACCGGCACACGGCTGGGCGTCGGTCCAGGTGCTGCTGACCGCCTTCGTCGGGGTCGCCGTCCTCACCGGATTCGTGGCGTGGGAGCTGCACATCCCGTACCCGATGCTGGACATGCACTTCTTCCGGAACCAGAAGTTCGTCGGGGCGGTCGCGGGCGCGATCCTGGTCGCCTTCGGGATGGGCGGCTCGCTCTTCCTGCTCACCCAGCAACTCCAGTTCGTCCTCGGCTACGAGCCGCTGGAGGCCGGTCTGCGCACGGCTCCGCTGGCGCTGAGCGTCGTCGCGCTCAACCTCACCGGACTGGGCGCCAGGCTGGTGCCCAAGCTGGGCACGCCGGTCACCATCGCGTCCGGGATGAGCCTGCTGGCCGCGGGTCTCGCCGCCATCGCGCTGCTCGGCGGCGACGGCTACGGCGGCATGCTGCTCGGCCTGGTCGTGATGGGCGCGGGCATCGCGCTCGCCATGCCCGCCATGGCCAACGCGATCATGAGCGCCATTCCGCCGGAGAAGGCGGGCGTGGGCGCCGGGGTCAACGGCACACTCGCCGAATTCGGCAACGGCCTCGGGGTCGCCGTCCTCGGCGCGGTGCTCAACTCGCGGTTCGCGGCGCTCGTGCCGGCGGCCGTCGGGGCCGCGTCGCTGCCCGCCGCACTCGCCTCGGCCACCGACGCCGGCGAGCGGGCGCGGATCACCGACGCCTTCGCCTCCGGACTGGAGACCAGCCAGCTCTTCGGAGCGGTCGCCGTGCTGGTCGGCGGCCTGCTCGCCGCCGTGCTGCTGCGCCGCGCGGAGCGGACGGAATCAGCGCGGGCGGACTCCGCCGGGACCGCCGCGGCGGCATAG
- a CDS encoding endonuclease/exonuclease/phosphatase family protein, translated as MSLRRRTVEMLVAAGLLGTALAPPAAAAGEGQGRAVPLRVATYNIHAGAGMDNVFDLDRQAAELRSLDADVIGLQEVDVHWGTRSEWRDLAGELAERLDMRVSFAPVYSLDPQTPGAPRREFGVAVLSRYRIVSAENHEITRLSTQVPDPVPAPAPGFGEVVVRVKGLPVHVYVTHLDYRADPSVRNAQVADTRRIMAEDRAPGAGRRQVRQILLGDFNATPAAPELAPLWQELTDVEPGGPTYPAQDPVQRIDYVAVSKDSVRVRDAAVVETLASDHRPVVADLLLRR; from the coding sequence ATGTCACTGCGTCGTCGTACGGTGGAAATGCTCGTCGCGGCAGGGCTGTTGGGGACCGCGCTCGCGCCTCCCGCAGCAGCGGCCGGGGAGGGGCAGGGGCGCGCGGTGCCGCTGCGCGTGGCCACGTACAACATCCATGCGGGCGCGGGCATGGACAACGTCTTCGATCTGGACCGGCAGGCCGCCGAGCTCCGCTCGCTGGACGCCGATGTGATCGGGCTCCAGGAGGTCGACGTCCACTGGGGCACCCGCAGCGAGTGGCGCGACCTGGCGGGCGAGCTGGCCGAACGGCTGGACATGCGGGTGTCGTTCGCCCCGGTCTACAGCCTCGACCCGCAGACCCCCGGTGCACCACGTCGCGAGTTCGGGGTCGCGGTGCTGTCCAGGTACCGCATCGTGAGCGCCGAGAACCACGAGATCACCCGGCTCTCCACCCAGGTCCCGGACCCGGTACCGGCTCCGGCGCCCGGCTTCGGCGAGGTGGTCGTACGGGTGAAGGGGCTGCCCGTGCACGTCTATGTGACGCATCTGGACTACCGCGCCGACCCGTCCGTACGGAACGCCCAGGTCGCCGACACCCGCCGGATCATGGCCGAGGACCGGGCGCCGGGGGCGGGCCGTCGGCAGGTGCGGCAGATCCTGCTCGGCGACTTCAACGCGACGCCTGCCGCTCCGGAGCTCGCCCCGCTGTGGCAGGAGCTCACGGACGTCGAGCCCGGCGGGCCCACGTACCCGGCGCAGGATCCGGTGCAGCGGATCGACTACGTGGCGGTGTCGAAGGATTCCGTGCGGGTACGCGACGCGGCGGTGGTCGAGACTCTCGCCTCGGACCACCGCCCCGTGGTCGCCGATCTGTTGCTGCGACGCTGA
- a CDS encoding glycosyltransferase family 39 protein, whose product MTTLHPDHLPAPPGAPAPAPPTAPAHGRPNRPLAHRVWRGRPEDPRWARPAFLALLLVIGLAYLWNLSASGYANSFYSAAAQAGSRSWKAFFFGSLDAANAITVDKPPAALWPMALSVRIIGLNSWAILAPQVLMGVATAGVLYAGVRRRFNAVAGLIAMAVFALTPVAALMFRFNNPDALLALLMTVTVYCVLRAMEHGRTKWLVWAGVAVGFAFLAKTLQAFLILPSLAVLYAVFAPVPVRRRLGQLGLSALVMAVAGGWWVAIVELWPASSRPYIGGSQNNSFLELTFGYNGLGRINGEETGSVGGGGGPGGGSGGRWGETGIGRMFNSEIGGQISWLLPAALILLVAGVWLTWRAKRTDTARAAFLAWGSSLLMTAAVFSFMAGIFHQYYTVALAPYVAALIGMGATVLWEERSRWWAGATLGVTVAVTAYWSYVLLGRTPDHLPWLRTVVLVAGIAGALGLLLASRLGRRQALVAVGLGLAVSLAGPAAYTVSTLNTGHQGSIVTAGPPSGGMGGPGAGGGGRGGPDGGTRPPGQGNQQGNNQQGGGMGRPPTGTPPGQGQGQGQIQGGPGTSQNGQQPGAMPGMGEGFGGGGGGGMGGLLNGASVGAEAEALLEKGAGDYTWAAAAIGSQNAASYQLATGDPVMAIGGFNGSDPSPTLARFKQYVEDGRVHYFIAGGMGGGGGDSGASSQISSWVEDNFEKVTAGSATFYDLTRPKSGA is encoded by the coding sequence ATGACCACGCTGCATCCCGACCACCTCCCGGCCCCGCCGGGTGCGCCGGCGCCCGCGCCGCCCACCGCACCGGCCCACGGACGCCCGAACCGGCCCCTCGCGCACCGCGTGTGGCGGGGCAGGCCCGAGGACCCGCGCTGGGCGAGGCCGGCCTTTCTCGCGTTGCTGCTGGTCATCGGGCTCGCGTACCTGTGGAACCTCAGCGCTTCCGGATACGCCAACTCCTTCTACTCCGCCGCCGCCCAGGCGGGCAGCCGGAGCTGGAAGGCCTTCTTCTTCGGCTCGCTGGACGCGGCCAACGCCATCACCGTCGACAAGCCCCCGGCCGCCCTCTGGCCCATGGCCCTGTCGGTGCGGATCATCGGCCTCAACTCCTGGGCGATCCTGGCTCCGCAGGTGCTGATGGGGGTGGCCACGGCCGGGGTGCTGTACGCGGGCGTACGCCGCCGTTTCAACGCCGTGGCGGGGCTGATCGCGATGGCGGTGTTCGCGCTCACGCCCGTGGCCGCGCTGATGTTCCGCTTCAACAACCCGGACGCGCTGCTGGCGCTGCTGATGACCGTCACCGTCTACTGCGTGCTGCGCGCGATGGAGCACGGCCGCACCAAGTGGCTGGTGTGGGCGGGTGTCGCGGTCGGGTTCGCGTTTCTGGCGAAGACCCTCCAGGCGTTCCTGATCCTGCCGTCGCTGGCCGTGCTGTACGCGGTGTTCGCGCCGGTCCCCGTACGCAGGCGGCTCGGCCAACTCGGGCTCTCGGCCCTCGTGATGGCCGTCGCGGGCGGCTGGTGGGTCGCGATCGTCGAACTGTGGCCCGCCTCCTCGCGTCCGTACATCGGCGGTTCGCAGAACAACTCCTTCCTGGAGCTGACCTTCGGCTACAACGGGCTCGGCCGGATCAACGGCGAGGAGACCGGCAGCGTCGGCGGCGGGGGCGGTCCGGGCGGCGGCTCCGGCGGTCGGTGGGGCGAGACCGGTATCGGCCGGATGTTCAACTCCGAGATCGGCGGCCAGATCTCCTGGCTGCTGCCCGCCGCACTGATCCTGCTGGTCGCGGGCGTCTGGCTGACCTGGCGGGCGAAGCGGACGGACACGGCCCGCGCGGCCTTCCTCGCCTGGGGCAGCTCGCTGCTGATGACCGCGGCGGTGTTCAGCTTCATGGCCGGCATCTTCCACCAGTACTACACGGTGGCCCTGGCCCCCTACGTCGCGGCGCTGATCGGCATGGGCGCCACGGTCCTGTGGGAGGAGCGCTCCCGCTGGTGGGCGGGTGCGACGCTCGGCGTCACGGTGGCCGTGACGGCGTACTGGTCGTACGTGCTGCTGGGGCGGACCCCGGACCACCTGCCGTGGCTGCGCACGGTCGTGCTCGTCGCCGGGATCGCCGGCGCGCTGGGTCTGCTGCTCGCGTCCCGGCTGGGGCGTCGACAGGCGCTCGTCGCCGTGGGCCTGGGCCTCGCCGTGTCGCTGGCCGGGCCGGCCGCGTACACCGTGAGCACGCTGAACACCGGACACCAGGGCTCGATCGTCACGGCCGGCCCGCCCTCCGGCGGCATGGGCGGCCCCGGCGCCGGTGGCGGCGGCCGCGGTGGTCCCGACGGCGGCACGCGTCCCCCGGGGCAGGGCAACCAGCAGGGCAACAACCAGCAGGGCGGTGGCATGGGCCGGCCGCCGACCGGCACCCCGCCCGGCCAGGGCCAGGGCCAGGGCCAGATACAGGGCGGGCCCGGCACGTCGCAGAACGGGCAGCAGCCCGGTGCCATGCCCGGCATGGGCGAAGGCTTCGGAGGCGGCGGCGGTGGCGGCATGGGCGGACTGCTCAACGGCGCGTCCGTCGGCGCCGAGGCCGAGGCGCTCCTGGAGAAGGGCGCCGGGGACTACACCTGGGCCGCCGCCGCCATCGGATCCCAGAACGCCGCGAGCTACCAACTCGCCACCGGCGACCCGGTGATGGCGATCGGCGGCTTCAACGGAAGCGACCCGTCCCCGACGCTCGCCCGGTTCAAGCAGTACGTCGAGGACGGCAGGGTCCACTACTTCATCGCGGGCGGAATGGGCGGGGGCGGTGGCGACAGCGGCGCCTCCTCGCAGATCTCCTCCTGGGTGGAGGACAACTTCGAGAAGGTCACCGCAGGCAGCGCCACCTTCTACGACCTGACCCGGCCGAAGAGCGGAGCGTAG
- a CDS encoding bifunctional glycosyltransferase family 2/GtrA family protein, with the protein MRTDTPWSTLPARDHLLAGAVDAAGAPVLDVVVPVYNEEKDLEPCVLRLHDHLVRTFPYAFRITVADNASTDRTPQVAARLVAALPRVRSYRLEEKGRGRALRTVWSGSDAPVLAYMDVDLSTDLNALLPLVAPLISGHSDLAIGSRLARSSRVVRGSKREFISRAYNLILRSSLAARFSDAQCGFKAIRRDVAERLLPMVEDSGWFFDTELLVLAERAGLRIHEVPVDWVDDPDSTVHIVRTATEDLKGVWRVGRALAVGALPLDRLARPFGDDPRDRALSGVPGGLARQLVGFCVVGAFSTLCYLALYSLFRLGVGPQIANSGALLVSAVANTAANRRLTFGVRGRGGAVRHQAQGLVVLAIGLALTSGSLAALGAASGSPPHSTELAVLIAANLAATVLRFLLFRAWVFPERQDRDPAAPEAAPAAPSAGHADDTHHERGNLR; encoded by the coding sequence ATGCGAACCGACACTCCTTGGAGCACCCTGCCGGCCCGGGACCACCTCCTCGCCGGAGCGGTCGATGCGGCGGGTGCGCCCGTGCTCGATGTGGTGGTACCCGTCTACAACGAGGAGAAGGACCTCGAACCGTGTGTGCTGCGCCTGCACGACCATCTGGTGCGCACCTTCCCGTACGCCTTCCGGATCACCGTCGCGGACAACGCGAGCACCGACCGGACGCCGCAGGTGGCGGCCCGGCTCGTGGCGGCGCTGCCCCGGGTGCGGTCGTACCGGCTGGAGGAGAAGGGCCGGGGGCGGGCGCTGCGCACCGTCTGGTCGGGCTCGGACGCACCGGTGCTGGCCTACATGGACGTCGATCTCTCCACCGACCTCAACGCGCTGCTGCCGCTGGTCGCCCCGCTGATCTCGGGCCACTCCGACCTGGCCATCGGCTCCCGGCTGGCCCGCAGCTCGCGGGTGGTGCGCGGATCGAAGCGGGAGTTCATCTCGCGCGCCTACAACCTCATCCTCCGTTCCTCGCTGGCCGCCAGGTTCAGCGACGCGCAGTGCGGTTTCAAGGCCATCCGGCGCGATGTCGCGGAGCGGCTGCTGCCGATGGTGGAGGACTCGGGGTGGTTCTTCGACACCGAGTTGCTGGTGCTCGCCGAACGCGCCGGGCTGCGCATCCACGAGGTGCCGGTCGACTGGGTGGACGATCCCGACTCCACCGTCCACATCGTGCGGACGGCGACCGAGGACCTGAAAGGCGTGTGGCGGGTGGGGCGGGCGCTGGCGGTCGGCGCGCTGCCGCTGGACCGGCTGGCCCGGCCCTTCGGGGACGATCCGCGCGACCGCGCGCTGAGCGGGGTGCCGGGCGGACTGGCCCGGCAGCTCGTCGGATTCTGTGTCGTCGGCGCGTTCTCCACGCTCTGCTACCTCGCCCTGTACTCGCTGTTCCGGCTGGGCGTCGGCCCGCAGATCGCCAACAGCGGCGCGCTGCTGGTGTCGGCCGTCGCCAATACGGCCGCCAACCGCAGGCTCACCTTCGGCGTACGGGGCCGGGGCGGGGCCGTACGCCATCAGGCGCAGGGCCTGGTCGTCCTCGCCATCGGCCTCGCACTGACCAGTGGCTCACTGGCCGCGCTGGGAGCGGCGTCCGGATCGCCGCCGCACTCCACGGAACTCGCCGTGCTGATCGCGGCCAACCTCGCGGCGACGGTGCTGCGGTTCCTGCTCTTCCGCGCCTGGGTCTTCCCGGAACGCCAGGACCGGGACCCCGCGGCGCCCGAGGCCGCCCCCGCCGCTCCTTCGGCCGGGCACGCCGATGACACCCACCACGAACGGGGGAACCTCCGATGA
- a CDS encoding HAMP domain-containing sensor histidine kinase has translation MSRRPYRWRGPWTLRTRLVVSAVTLIAVVAAVIGSVTTIAFHSYMYGKLDDQLAAIAVRAAKPPGGGPMPGGGLPQDRDPLAFVDARGLPVGAFGAVVADGAVTASRVVVESNTTPGPGAEDSGQPMTGAQRSALAAAGVTAGSGARSVDLPGLGGSRVEAVTDPHGTTIVVGIPAAEVSGALTTLIVVEVCVTGAGLIAAGLAGAAMVGVALRPLRRVAATATLVSGLPLHSGEVALLERVPQAEADPRTEVGQVGAALNRMLGHVGSALEARQESETRVRQFVADASHELRTPLASIRGYAELTRRGHEETGPDTRHALGRIESEAERMTGMVEDLLLLARLDAGRPLSLESTDLSPVVVDAVSDARAVGERGHHWRLELPDEPATVHGDPTRLHQVLVNLLANARTHTPPGTTVTVRVRSAAGRPWVTLEVGDDGPGIPPELLPHVFERFARGDASRSRSAGSTGLGLAIVQAVVAAHGGRVEADSVPGRTVFAVHLPAEAATGPATGPATGPATGPSAGLSVGPAAGPGAGPAAGPHSQHGDRLSTPA, from the coding sequence GTGAGTAGGCGCCCGTACCGGTGGCGGGGGCCGTGGACGCTGCGGACCCGGCTGGTGGTCTCGGCGGTCACGCTGATCGCCGTCGTCGCCGCGGTCATCGGATCGGTCACCACCATCGCGTTCCACAGCTACATGTACGGCAAGCTGGACGACCAATTGGCCGCCATCGCCGTGCGGGCCGCGAAGCCGCCCGGCGGGGGGCCGATGCCCGGTGGCGGTCTGCCGCAGGACCGCGACCCGCTGGCCTTCGTCGACGCGCGCGGGCTGCCCGTCGGCGCCTTCGGGGCCGTGGTGGCGGACGGCGCGGTCACCGCCTCGCGCGTGGTCGTGGAGAGCAACACCACGCCGGGGCCCGGGGCCGAGGACAGCGGGCAGCCGATGACCGGCGCCCAGCGCAGCGCCCTGGCGGCGGCGGGTGTCACCGCCGGGAGCGGGGCGAGGAGCGTCGACCTGCCGGGGCTGGGCGGCAGCCGGGTGGAGGCGGTCACGGACCCGCACGGGACGACGATCGTCGTCGGCATCCCCGCAGCCGAGGTGAGCGGTGCCCTCACCACCCTGATCGTCGTCGAGGTCTGTGTCACCGGCGCCGGGCTGATCGCGGCCGGGCTCGCGGGCGCCGCCATGGTCGGGGTCGCGCTGCGGCCGCTGCGCAGGGTCGCCGCGACCGCGACCCTGGTCTCCGGACTCCCGCTGCACAGCGGTGAGGTGGCCCTCCTGGAGCGGGTCCCGCAGGCCGAGGCAGATCCGCGGACCGAGGTCGGCCAGGTGGGCGCGGCGCTCAACCGGATGCTGGGCCACGTCGGTTCGGCGCTGGAGGCGCGGCAGGAGAGCGAGACGCGGGTGCGTCAGTTCGTCGCGGACGCCAGCCACGAGCTGCGCACCCCGCTGGCCTCGATCCGCGGATACGCCGAACTGACCCGGCGCGGACACGAGGAGACCGGCCCCGACACCCGGCACGCCCTGGGGCGGATCGAGTCCGAGGCGGAGCGGATGACGGGCATGGTGGAGGATCTGCTGCTGCTCGCCCGGCTGGACGCCGGACGCCCGCTCAGCCTTGAGAGCACCGATCTCTCCCCGGTCGTCGTCGACGCGGTGAGCGATGCCCGCGCCGTCGGGGAGCGCGGCCACCACTGGCGCCTGGAACTGCCGGACGAGCCCGCGACCGTGCACGGCGATCCGACCCGGCTCCATCAGGTGCTGGTCAACCTGCTGGCGAACGCCCGTACCCACACCCCGCCCGGTACGACCGTCACCGTGCGGGTGCGGTCCGCGGCCGGCCGGCCATGGGTGACGCTGGAGGTCGGGGACGACGGGCCCGGCATTCCGCCCGAACTGCTGCCGCATGTCTTCGAGCGGTTCGCGCGCGGTGACGCCTCGCGCTCCCGCAGCGCGGGTTCCACCGGGCTCGGGCTCGCCATCGTGCAGGCCGTCGTCGCCGCGCACGGCGGCCGGGTCGAGGCGGACTCGGTGCCGGGACGCACGGTGTTCGCCGTCCATCTGCCCGCGGAGGCTGCGACCGGGCCTGCGACCGGGCCTGCGACCGGGCCTGCGACCGGGCCTTCGGCGGGGCTTTCGGTCGGGCCTGCGGCCGGGCCTGGGGCGGGGCCCGCGGCCGGGCCGCACTCACAGCATGGGGACAGGCTCAGCACACCGGCGTGA
- a CDS encoding response regulator transcription factor: MTTTTSPQGRTELLRADRTPVRVLVVDDEAPLAELLSMALRYEGWEVRSAGDGAGAVRMARDFRPDVVILDVMLPDTDGFAVLGRLRRELSEVPVLFLTARDAVEDRIAGLTAGGDDYVTKPFSLEEVVARLRGLIRRSGTAAAVRSESTLVVGDLVLDEDSHEVSRAGVSIHLTATEFELLRFLMRNPRRVLSKAQILDRVWNYDFGGQANVVELYISYLRKKIDAGRSSMIHTRRGAGYLIKPGE, translated from the coding sequence ATGACGACGACGACCTCGCCCCAGGGGCGTACCGAACTGCTGAGGGCGGACCGTACCCCCGTCCGTGTGCTGGTGGTGGACGACGAGGCTCCGCTCGCCGAGCTGCTGTCCATGGCCCTGCGTTACGAGGGCTGGGAGGTGCGCAGCGCCGGGGACGGTGCCGGGGCCGTCCGGATGGCGCGCGACTTCCGGCCCGACGTGGTGATCCTCGACGTGATGCTGCCCGACACGGACGGGTTCGCCGTGCTCGGCAGACTGCGGCGGGAGCTCTCCGAGGTCCCCGTCCTGTTCCTGACCGCGCGCGACGCGGTGGAGGACCGGATCGCCGGCCTCACGGCGGGCGGCGACGACTACGTGACCAAGCCGTTCAGCCTGGAGGAGGTCGTGGCGCGGCTGCGCGGGCTGATCCGGCGGTCCGGCACGGCGGCGGCCGTGCGCAGCGAGTCGACCCTCGTCGTCGGCGATCTGGTCCTGGACGAGGACAGCCACGAGGTGAGCCGGGCCGGGGTGTCCATCCATCTCACCGCGACCGAGTTCGAGCTGCTGCGCTTCCTGATGCGCAATCCGCGGCGGGTGCTGAGCAAGGCGCAGATCCTCGACCGGGTGTGGAACTACGACTTCGGCGGGCAGGCGAACGTCGTCGAGCTGTACATCTCGTATCTGCGCAAGAAGATCGACGCGGGGCGGTCATCGATGATCCACACCCGGCGCGGGGCGGGATATCTCATCAAGCCCGGTGAGTAG
- a CDS encoding amidohydrolase family protein produces MSGDADDVVRFWERLGLPGIIDVHTHFMPERVLRKVWAYFDSAGPLTGMEWPIEYRHDEDERLALLRSFGVLRFTSMLYPHKAGMAAWLNGWAAGFARRVPDCLHTATFFPEEGVERYVREAVEAGARVFKSHLQVGAYDANDPLLDPVWGLLAEAGIPVVMHCGSGPAPGKYTGPEPVGRLLARHPRLPLIVAHMGMPEYAEFLALAETYPRVRLDTTMTFTDFTEDFTPFPSAERGRLAALGDRILLGTDFPNIPYPYAHQLHALERLELGDDWLRAVCHGNASALFEVG; encoded by the coding sequence ATGAGTGGTGACGCCGACGACGTCGTGCGGTTCTGGGAGCGGCTGGGGCTGCCCGGGATCATCGATGTCCATACGCACTTCATGCCGGAGCGGGTGCTCCGGAAGGTCTGGGCGTACTTCGACTCCGCGGGGCCGCTGACCGGGATGGAGTGGCCGATCGAGTACCGCCACGACGAGGACGAACGGCTCGCCCTGCTGCGTTCGTTCGGCGTGCTCCGGTTCACCTCGATGCTCTACCCGCACAAGGCCGGGATGGCCGCCTGGCTGAACGGCTGGGCGGCCGGCTTCGCGCGCCGGGTGCCCGACTGCCTGCACACCGCGACCTTCTTCCCGGAGGAGGGCGTGGAGCGGTATGTGCGCGAGGCCGTCGAGGCGGGGGCGCGGGTCTTCAAGTCGCACCTCCAGGTCGGCGCGTACGACGCCAACGACCCGCTGCTGGACCCGGTCTGGGGGCTGCTCGCGGAGGCCGGGATCCCGGTGGTGATGCACTGCGGCTCGGGGCCGGCGCCCGGCAAGTACACGGGCCCCGAGCCGGTCGGCCGGCTGCTCGCCCGGCATCCGCGGCTGCCGTTGATCGTGGCGCACATGGGGATGCCGGAGTACGCGGAGTTCCTGGCACTCGCGGAGACGTACCCGCGGGTGCGGCTCGACACGACGATGACGTTCACGGACTTCACGGAGGACTTCACCCCGTTTCCGTCGGCCGAGCGGGGGCGGCTCGCCGCGCTCGGGGACCGGATTCTGCTGGGCACGGACTTCCCGAACATTCCGTATCCGTACGCGCATCAACTGCACGCGCTGGAACGGCTGGAGCTGGGCGACGACTGGCTGCGGGCGGTCTGTCACGGGAACGCGAGCGCCTTGTTCGAGGTCGGCTGA